The following are from one region of the bacterium genome:
- a CDS encoding response regulator → MTETTHQKKKVLIIEDDTFFANLIARGCRNENLEFEIAIGGEEGVSRAREVSPDLIVLDILMPGIDGFQVLEMLKNEPALAGIPVIVLSNLSQEDDVKKGYALGAVDYLVKASLNLNEIVEKMKYHLAKKEGPKT, encoded by the coding sequence ATGACCGAAACTACTCACCAAAAAAAGAAAGTTCTTATCATCGAGGATGATACGTTTTTTGCTAATCTTATAGCAAGGGGTTGTAGAAATGAGAATTTGGAGTTTGAAATCGCAATCGGAGGGGAAGAAGGTGTTTCTCGCGCAAGAGAAGTATCCCCGGACTTGATCGTACTTGATATTCTTATGCCGGGAATAGACGGGTTTCAGGTTTTGGAAATGCTTAAGAATGAACCCGCACTAGCAGGAATACCGGTAATTGTTCTTTCAAATTTATCACAAGAAGACGATGTAAAAAAAGGATACGCCCTTGGTGCTGTTGACTATCTTGTTAAAGCATCTTTGAATCTAAATGAGATCGTAGAAAAAATGAAATATCATCTCGCAAAAAAAGAAGGCCCGAAGACATAG